Sequence from the Methanobrevibacter arboriphilus genome:
ATTGATTTAATAAAAGAATCAGAAGATAAAAAAGCAAAAATAGACTTATTTATAGATAAATTTGCAAGATATTACACTCCAACAGTTATTGTATTAGCTATGCTTGTTGCAATAATACCAACTTTAATATTTAAACAACCTCTTAATGAATGGGTATACAGAGCATTAGTTTTATTAGTTATATCTTGCCCTTGTGCAATAGCTATTTCAACCCCGGTTTCTATTGTTTCAGCAATTACAGCAGGAACTAAAAATGGAATAATTATTAAAGGTGGAGAATATATTGAGGCATTAGCAGATATAAAAGCTGTTATGTTTGATAAGACTGGAACTTTAACTGAAGGTAAGCTAGAAATCAGTAATATAAACACACTAAATAATTTCAAAGAAAAAGATATGATAGAAATAGCTTGTAGTTTAGAAAATCAATCAAAACATCCAATTGCAAAAGCATTTAATGAATATCAAAAAAATAACAACATAAAATCGCTTAAAGTGGAAAATTTTAAATCTATAGCTGGAAAAGGTTTAAAAGGAGAAATAAACCAGCAAACATTCTATGTTGGTAAAAAAGAACTTTTTGATTATAATGAGAATTTAAAAAACGATATTAATAACCTAAATCTAGAAAGCCAAAATATTGGAAAAACTAGTGTTATTATTGGAAATGAAAATGAGATATTGGGTTTTATCAATTTAAATGATAAAATAAGAGAAGATGGTCCTAAAACTATAGAAAAACTCAAAGATAAATCCATTGAAACTATTATGTTAACTGGAGATAATTCAGCAACTGCTAAAAATGTAGCAAAAAAACTTGGACTTGATAATTACTATCCAAATCTTCTTCCAGAAGATAAAGTTAATATTGTTGAAGAATTGGGTAAAGAATATGAAAATATAGCTATGGTCGGAGATGGAGTAAATGATACTCCTTCACTTGCAAGAGCTAATGTAGGAATAGCTATGGGAATGGGTGGTGCCGATGTAGCTGTTGAAACTGCAGATATAGTTTTAATGCAAGATAATATATCAAAAGTAAACTACTTAATTGATATAGCTAAAAAAACAATGGGAATTATAAAGCAAAATATAGCAATACCCCTAATTGTGAAATCTATTCTAGCAATTTTAGGAGTAATTGGCTATGTTAGTCTTTGGGAAGCAGTTTTGATTGGTGATATGGGATTAACACTTTTAGTAGTAGCTAATGCCCTTAGAATAGGAAAATAGAATTAAAATCTCATTTTTTCTATTTTCAAATTCTAATTATTAAATTAAAAATTATCTAAAGTAACATTATTATCTTTTTCTACTTCCTTCTTAATTAGTTTTTCATCAAAAGAGATTTCCCCATATTTTCCCCCACCACCAGGATTAATATATAAAGATTTATTTCTAAAAGATTCAATAGCAGGAACAAGATCCTCATTGACTTTAGATATTGTATCTATTGGAGCATCAATCAAAATTTCAATTTCATTACCAACATTATCAATTAACTCTTTCCATTTACCCTGAACAGTTTTTGTTGTAACCCCCTTATCATAAACCATACTAATAATTTCAGCTAAAGGAAGTAGGTGTATATAAGGTGGACGATGAGAAGGATGATGGGGTTTATTCCAGGTAGCTATCTGAGAAATTCTAAAATCCACACCTCTTTTTATAGTTCCTCCACAACTACATTTCATTTTATTTTTAATAGCCAAGTTAGGATCTATTAATTTATAACACTTAGTACAGGCAGTCATGTGATATTTACCTAAATTCGGAACAAGACCATAGTTTGCTTTAATTTTGTTGTTTTTAATCGAAGATTTTAAAGACTCGAATGAAATATCTTGAAGTTCTATTTGATTAAACTCCCTACCTAATCTATGTGGCCATGGAGAATGAGCATCAGAATTTGAAAGAAATGGAATATTTTGTAGCTCTTCAATAGTATCAGCCATATCAGTATCTGCAGATAATCCTAGCTCTAAAAAATCAGGTGCTCGACCATAACAATCAATAATACTATCAAATGTTTTGTACATACCAGTCCATGGAGTGAATGCATGAGCAGGGCCAATTAAACAATCATATTCTTTAGCTAAGTCCATAATTTCTTTTCCATTCATTTTAGCTCTAGGACGACCATCTTTATATTTATTATTAGAAACAAGCTTATCTCCTATTTCCCTAGCTATTTCAATATTAGGAATAATAATAAGATGATGAATTTTCTTTTCACCCTCAATTTCACAAGTAAGAATAAAATCACAGTATTTTGTAGAGTATATGCCACCTCCAACATATTCAGTACTTTTTTCAATTATATCTAACCATCCAGGATGAAGAGCATCCCCAGTACCCATAAGTTGAAGCCCCTTTAGCTTTGCTTGAGGAGCAATATTATCTATTAGCATATCTTTTGAAGTTGCCATAGAAAAACAACTATGAATATGTAAGTCTGCATTTACTATCATGTGAAAATATTAGATTATTTTAATATATTAATATGATGATTCTTTTTTTAAAAAAATAAAGTTAAAAGTTAATAATAAAATAAAAAGCTAATAATCAGGAAAAAATAAAATAATAAATCCAAATGAAAATATTTTAATACAATAAAATTTTGATAACTCTATTTAATAACGCCATTTTAATAATCCTATTTTAACAACACTATTTTAATAAATCTATTTAATTATATCTAATAATATTGTTTTAATAGCTTTATTTAATATAATATTTTAATGATGCTATTTTTCTAAAACAGATAAAATCATTCTACAATATCTATCAATATTAACATCCAAATCAAAATCAGGAGATAAAATCCAATCAATAATAAATCCCCTTAAAACAGCATAAATATACAAACCATTCTCCACAGAACCATCAGATAAATTCTTAACAAAACAATTCAGCTTACCTTTTCGAGACTCATAAAGTTTATCCCTAAAAACAGGACGAAGATGAAAAGAATTCATGAAAAAAAGATAATAATCCTTATAATTAATTAAATCAGCTAAAGGAACATTATCACCACTTAAAATATTTATTCCAACATGATAATAAAAAACAAACTTTAATTTCTCAATTAATGTCCCATTATGAGAATCAAGCGCATTTTTAAAAGCATTAGTATTTTCCACAACATACTTATCAATAACATGATCTAATAAATCTTCTTTTTTCTTAAAATGATAATAAATTCCTGATGAACCACACATAGAATTGCATTTCCCAATATCATTAA
This genomic interval carries:
- a CDS encoding heavy metal translocating P-type ATPase, which produces MDSKNKTAPENEDNCCDHEENNTEDNCCYNENEKIENEDNCCSQGPEKTIKAQDDCCDQSHEENDEQDDCCSHDHENSNDEHQGCACEQGILENIDSIEEKKSKKPLIILGIGIFIFVIGYFISTMSFNLFDLSTISDLSININQDIISQIIYLIVVLIVGPRIIKHGITSLLNKEVKIELLITIATFGAFLLGDGGEGATLMILFFLAEYLETYALDRSKRSLSKLVKLSPDVATVKRKIGNSGINNKFEEVEVNVKDLSIGDTVIVKPGDKIPIDGSIIKGITSVDQSSITGESLAVTKREGDEVYASTINEDGYIEIKVTKKSNETIFSKIIDLIKESEDKKAKIDLFIDKFARYYTPTVIVLAMLVAIIPTLIFKQPLNEWVYRALVLLVISCPCAIAISTPVSIVSAITAGTKNGIIIKGGEYIEALADIKAVMFDKTGTLTEGKLEISNINTLNNFKEKDMIEIACSLENQSKHPIAKAFNEYQKNNNIKSLKVENFKSIAGKGLKGEINQQTFYVGKKELFDYNENLKNDINNLNLESQNIGKTSVIIGNENEILGFINLNDKIREDGPKTIEKLKDKSIETIMLTGDNSATAKNVAKKLGLDNYYPNLLPEDKVNIVEELGKEYENIAMVGDGVNDTPSLARANVGIAMGMGGADVAVETADIVLMQDNISKVNYLIDIAKKTMGIIKQNIAIPLIVKSILAILGVIGYVSLWEAVLIGDMGLTLLVVANALRIGK
- a CDS encoding TIGR00375 family protein; translated protein: MIVNADLHIHSCFSMATSKDMLIDNIAPQAKLKGLQLMGTGDALHPGWLDIIEKSTEYVGGGIYSTKYCDFILTCEIEGEKKIHHLIIIPNIEIAREIGDKLVSNNKYKDGRPRAKMNGKEIMDLAKEYDCLIGPAHAFTPWTGMYKTFDSIIDCYGRAPDFLELGLSADTDMADTIEELQNIPFLSNSDAHSPWPHRLGREFNQIELQDISFESLKSSIKNNKIKANYGLVPNLGKYHMTACTKCYKLIDPNLAIKNKMKCSCGGTIKRGVDFRISQIATWNKPHHPSHRPPYIHLLPLAEIISMVYDKGVTTKTVQGKWKELIDNVGNEIEILIDAPIDTISKVNEDLVPAIESFRNKSLYINPGGGGKYGEISFDEKLIKKEVEKDNNVTLDNF
- a CDS encoding TetR/AcrR family transcriptional regulator, producing MYLKRSSKEAIIETTFLLSLKKGFDNVSVNDIGKCNSMCGSSGIYYHFKKKEDLLDHVIDKYVVENTNAFKNALDSHNGTLIEKLKFVFYYHVGINILSGDNVPLADLINYKDYYLFFMNSFHLRPVFRDKLYESRKGKLNCFVKNLSDGSVENGLYIYAVLRGFIIDWILSPDFDLDVNIDRYCRMILSVLEK